The genomic interval ACCGTCACCTCGGGCAGGGCCGCGAGCGCCCGTTTCTCCAGGACGAAACCGGTGCTGTACAGCACGTTCGCCAACAGGGCCGCGGCCACTCCCCACCACACGGCCGCGCCCCCTACGTCTTCCGCGCGTGCAGCAGCAGGATCGACGCCAACTGCGGTCTGGCACAGGCCAGTCGGTCGAGGGGGCGGAACGGTCGCGGTACGCCGTGGAAGGGCGCGCCCTTGAGTCCTACGACCTCGAAGCCGGCCGCCGTCACGAACTCCCGCAGCGCACGCGGGGTGTAGAGCCGCAGATGTCCTACGACCTCCTTGCCCGGACGGCCGTGGATCGCGCGCAGGCTCACCTCCGAGAACACGGGCTGGACGCCGGCGAGCAGCAGGGCGCGGTTGTACCAGGCGGCCAAGTTCGGTGTGGACAGCATGAGATGGCCTCCCGGGCGCAGGACGCGGCGGATCTCGGCGAGGGCGGTGTCCGGGTCGACGAGGTGCTCGATCACCTCGCTGAACAGGACGGCGTCGGCGGAGGCTGAGCGGAGGGGGAGTGCGGTGAGTTCGCCTCGGACCGTGTACGGGAGGTTTGTGCGGGCTCGGGTGAGGGCGTCCTGGGACCAGTCGACGCCGATGACGCGGTGGCCGGTGAGGAGAGGGGCGGCGGTGGCGGCCGCGGTGCCGTCGCCGCAGCCGATGTCGAGGACGGTGCGGGTCTGTTCGGTGGGCGGGCCCAGGGCGGTGGCGAGGATGCGGGCCTGGCGGAGCGTGCGGGAGGGGCCGGAGGCGACGGGGGTGGCCGGGTTCTCGTAGAAGTCGCGGAGGTCGGGGCGGTGCGGGGTGGTCGTCGTCATGCCGGGTGCTCCTCCGTCGGTTCCGTCGTGCGCAGGTAGTGCTCGAAGAGGTCGCGGAGGTGGGCGCCGTCGCCGGGACCGAGGAGGGTGCGGGACCAGCGGAGGGCCACGTGGAGTTTCCCCGCGGTGGACGCCGTCGTCACGGTGAGGCCTCGGGGCATGCGGGCAGGGGCGGAGAACCAGACCGCGTGCGCTCGGCCCGCCGGGGCGCCGAAGTCCAGGGTGTACGGGATGCGGCCGATGTTGCTGAGGAGGGTGGTCGAGGTCCAGGGGGCGGCGGCTCTGCGTAGGCCTCGGGTGAGGGTGGCCCGCCAGGCGACGGGGATCACCGGTGTCGTCAACAGGGTTGCTCCGTAGCCGAGTTGGGGGCGGGGGAGGGCTTTGAGGGCGCGGGTCCGGGTTGCCGTGCGGTGGAGCAGTTCGGCCATGGGGTGGGCGGGGGTGGTGGTCAACTCGGCCGGTGCAAAGGTGACTTCGACCAGTCGGGTGCCGTTGCCTATCGGCATGTCGGTGCCTCGGGGGCGGTCGTCCACGGGCATCGTGATGCGCATCGGGCGGGGGTGTGCGCCGTGTTCGCGGTTCCAGTGGGCGATCATCAGGGCCGTGGTGACCATGAGTTGGTCGTTCACCGTGTAGGGGGAGCCCTTGGGGCGGTGGGGGACGGGGAGTTCGGTGAGGAGGAGGCCGTTGCCGCCGGGGGTGGGTGCGGGGGTGCCGGGGGCTACTCGGGCGGGTGGGGTCCATACGGAGGGGGTGTCCGTGGGGGGGTCTGGGGGGTCCGGGGGGCGGGTCGGTGGGGCGGTGGGGGTGTTGTCCTTGCCTCCGTACCGCTCCGCTGCGGTGGCGAGGACGCGGAGGCAGGCGGGGCCGTCCAGCGCCGTGTGGTTGACCGTGAGGATCAGGGCGGTTCCGTGGGGGAGGTCGATTGCTTCCAGGCGGATGGGTGGGGATGCGGTGAGGGGTGGGGTGTGGGTGAGGGAGCGGGTGCGGGCCTGTTTCAGGGCGTCTTGGGTGGAGGGCGGGAAGGTCACCACCTCCAGGTCCGGGGTGTCGGTCAGCTCCCATTCGTAGCGGCGGCGGTACCAGGGGCCGGGGGCCTCGCGCATGAGGACGCGGGGGTGGTGGTGCAGGGCTTCTGCGAATGCGGTGCGGAGCCGGTCCGGGTTTACGGGGCCTGGGAGGTGGACCTCTATGTGGACGGTTTCCGGTTCGACGGATTGGTGGCAGTGGCGGGCGATTTCGTCGACTGTGGGGAAGGGGATGCGGGTGGGGGAGCGAGGTTGGTCGAGTGTGGTCATTGGGGGTCGTCCTCTTGGTGCGGGTCGGTGGGGGCTGGTCGCGCAGTTCCCCGCGCCCCTAGCGGGTACTCGCCGTAGGGCGTCTGGTTGGTGCCGTCATTCGGGTCGGTGGGGGTTGAGCGCGCCCGCGCGGCGGAGCCGCTGATGTCACGGCCCCGCGCCCCTGAAGGGGCGCTCCGCTCCCGGACGCCTACCAGGCCAGCGAACAAGCCGATCAGCGCGAGGAGTTGGGCTGTGTGGCTGAAGGCGCCCTCGCCTGCGCCCACCGGTTCGCCCGCTCCCGTGGCCGCCGCGATGCCCGCTCCTGCCAGTGCCGCGAAGGCGATCGGGACCAGGAGTGCGTGTCTGCGGTAGGCCAGCAGGGCCAGGGCTGGGACCAGTAGGGCGAACCAGCCTGCTATCACCACTCCGATCAGGGTCAGGGCCACCGTGCCCAGCCATAGGCCGGGGAGCGGTGGGGGCGGTTGTATCTCGTCGGGGTTGGGTTCGTCGCGGCGCCAGATCACCAGGGCCAGGAGGGCGACCAGGGCGACTCCGCTGCCTATGAGGCCGGCCTCGTATGTTGTCGCCGGTTCGTACGTCAGCTTGATCGTGCCGCCCGCGCCTGCCGGGACTCGCCAGCCCTGTTGCCAGCCGTCCAGGCGGAGGGGAGTCAACTCCTTGCCGTTCAGGGTGGCTTTCCAGCCCGTGTTGTAGTTCTCGTACGTGGTGAGGTACGACGCCGTGCCCGAACCGACCGCCACCTCTCGGCGGTCGCCCAGCCAGTCCTTGATCGTCAACTCCCGGGACTGTGACGTGGGTTCGGTGACCGTTCCCCGGGTCAGCGTCATGTCCGTCAGGGTCAACGGGCCCGCGTCTCCCGCCTCCACCCGGTGTGGGCCCGACGTCAGCCCCAACGCCCCGTCTGACTTGCCCTCCTGACAGAGCGTCACCTCAACCCCTCGGCGTTCCGTCAGGTCGGCTGCCGTCCCCTTCACGCTCGTCTCGTACAGCTCGCCGTCCACCGCCACCACCGGGCCCTTTCCGCAGGGCAGGGTGAAGGGGCGGGACGGGGTCGGTCGGGGGGTGCGGTACTGGTCCAGGGCCGGGATGTAGGCCTCTGTCAGGCCCACGGGGAGTTGGAGGTTCTCGTCGGCTATCGGGTTGTGGAGAGTGAGAGGGGCCGTCTTCGTGATCGTGATGGTCAGGCTGTCCGTCGTGATCGGGTCGAAGCGGGTTACGCCGTTCTCGTCCACGCCCGCGATCGTCGAACCGTCCGGTGACGTTATGTTCACCTCGGTCGGGCGGGTCGACAGGCCGCCCGCGGGTGCCAACACCACTTCGCCCACAGGCTGTTTGCCGGTCCAGGTGAGGTGGATCGTCGGGCGGTCGCCCGCGATCCAGCCCGTCGTGAGGTCGCCGTCCGTGAGGTTGCGGGCGGAGAGGCCCGTGCCAAGTGCCGCTGTGGAGTCGGCCGTTGCCGTGATGCGGTGCTGCTGGGCGGGGGCCACCTCGTAGAGGAGCTTGTCCAACTCCTCGCCGGGTGTCGCCACCGCGGTCGCCTTCATCTCGTACGTTCCCGCCGTCGACGTCGAGAACGTGCGGTGCAGGCCCGCCTCCGTGCCCGTCGGGGAGAGACCGGTCGGGTCGGCCGTGCGGTGCAGGGAGACGATCTCGGCGGAGGCGTCGGTCGTGTTCGCGTCGGTGGGGAGCTTGAGGAGCCGGGTGACCTGGATGTGGGGAAGGGCGATCTCGGAGAAGCCCGCGCCGGCCAGGCCGGTGTGGCGGGCCACCGAGGCGACGATCGTCAGCTTCATCCAACTCGTGGCGCCGGACGGGGATTTGATCGTCTGCGTCATGCCGTTCGGCTGGAGGTAGCTGGTCGCCGAGCCCCTCGCCGTCTCCACCCGCACCTCCGTCGCCGCCGCCCGCACGCTCTCCTGCGGGAGCGGCGTGACCTTGAACGAACCCGGCATGTCGTACGACCCGCCCGCGAAGGCGATGCGCAGCCACTGGCCGTTCGGTGAGCCCGCCGTGCCCTCCGCCCACGCGGTGTCCGGGTTGCCGTCGAAGGCGTTCACCGGGTCGAACTGGGGGAGCGAGAACAGCCAGTTGCCGCTCGAAGACGCCGTCACCGAACGGGCGCCGCGCAGCTGTGCCACCGTCTGGTGGGTGATGCCCTTCGTCGGCAGGATCTGCTTCGGTTTCTTGCCGGCGTCCTGGACCGCGTCGGGCGCGTTGCGTTCGGTGGGTGTGTATGTGTACGACGTGTTGGCGTCCACCAGGCCGAACCGGGTGTCGGCGCGGCGCAGTCCGTCGCCCACCACCTGGAGCGCGGGCGATCCCAGGCCCGGGTGGTTGTCGCCCGTCAACACCGTTGCCCTGCCACGGAGTTCGGTGGCGAGGGGGAGGAGGGACTCCGGGCCGCCGGAGACCACCGCCGTGTCGGACACCGGTGTCAGGCCCGCCTGGCCGGGTCGGATCACGTCCTTGCTCGTCGGCTCGTAGATCTCCACCGCCCGTTGGCGCGGGTAGAGGCCCTCCACCCGGAGCGGGGTGTCGTTGGCGATCCGGCCGCCGGTCATGACCGGGCCGAGGCCCGTGACCCGTTGGTAGCCGGACTGTTCGAGGGTGCGTTTGACGGTGGTGGTCGGGACGTAGCCGATCTGGTCGGGGTCCAGGTCGTTGCGGACGACGACGTAGTAGACGCCCGCCCGGCTCAAGTAGTCGGCCAGGCCGGGGACTTCACTCCCGCTCGCCAGTGCCTGCTCGACCGCGTCCATCGCGCGCCGGTTGCCGGGGGTGCCCATCGGGACGTAATCGCGTTCCGCCCAGCGGGAGTCGGCGAGGACGTCCAGGGGTTCGTCGATGGGGGAGCCCCAGGTGTAGATGCCGTGCGCGGTCGCCGGGACGACCAGGGCACGGGAGTCGGGCGAGTACTTGTGCAGCCAGTCCGCCGTGGACTGCCAGTACTTGGGGAGCTGCTGGAACGAACCCGGGTTCAGGATCGACCCGTTGAGATACGGCCACGCCAGACCGGGGAGCACGAGGATCACCGCGATCAGCGGAGCGAGTCGGCGGCCCGGCACCGGGCGGGCCCCGCGTGTCTCGGCGGCCACGCCCACCAGGTGGGCCAGGCCCAGGACGAGTGCGAGGGCCAGGCCCGCCTGGAACTTGTAGATGTTGCGGAACGGGACGAGCGGGCCGTTCAGCCAGTCCTGCACCAGCCCGTGGAAGGGCGCCCCGAACGCGCCGCCGTACCCGGCGAACAGGATCAGCGCGACCGTCACGGCGGTCAGCACCAGCCAGCGCCGCTCCGGCATGTCCCGGCGGGCCAGACCGGCCAGCCCCAGTCCTGCCGCGAGCGCCGAGCAGACGATCACGATCACCGAGGAGGCGACCGTCCAGCCGGCCGGTATCCAGGCCTCCCCGAGATGCAGATAGGCGACCCAGTCACCGGCTCCGCGCAGGCCCTCCGTCGCCGACATGGTGTCCGTCGTGGTCTGCGAAGTCTCCACGTAGGGAAGGAAGTTCTCGCCGTAGACGCCGAGCATGAGGAGCGGGATCCACCACCATGCCGTCGCCAGGATCACCCCCGGCACCCACCACGCGATCAGCTTGCGCTGCCGGGGTCCCCGTGGCCGCGAGAGCAGATACAGGCCGACGGGGAGGAGCGAGGCCAGGGTCGCGGCCGCGTTGACGCCGCCCATGAAGGGGACGAGCAGAGCCGAGCGGAGGGCCGCGATCCGGGCCGTATAACGCTCGTTGGTCAGCGGCAGCAGCACCCAGGGGAGGAAGGCCCCGGGGAGGGCGGCGGCGGAGGTCGACCCCACGACGATCGTGAACACCGGCCACAACGCGTACGTCACGGCGGCGAGGAGGCGGGACGCGGGGCTGCCGACGCGCAGCCGTTCCGCCAGCCGCAGAGCGCCCCAGAAGGCCACCGACACGACGAGCGACAGCCACAGCCGCTCCGCCAGCCAGACCGGCAACTGTACGGCGTGGGCCAGCCAGTAGAACGGGAGCATCGGCCAGAGGTAGCCCGCGTACTGGTCCTGGATACCGCCGAACGAACCCCGGTCGTGCCACAACTGCCCCAGGTCGGACAGGAATTGACCGGGGTCGACGGTGACCCCGAGCTTCGTGTCGAAGGTCTGGCGCCCTGGGTGCACGGCGAGGAACAGCACGAACACCACGGCCCAGAACCCCAGCAGCCAGCGCCATGACCTCGGGCCCTCCGGGGGGCCCGCGATGGTCGTGGTGGTGGGGTCGGCCGCCGGGGGCGGGGCCTGGACCGTGGTCGCCGTCATGGTGGACACCGCCGGAGGATGAGGAGGAGGTTCCAGGTGGCCAACTCCCTTATCCCGGGCACTTTTACGACGGCTCGGTCGAGGAAGGGCCAGTAGCGGGAACGCGCCGCGACGACCATGACGTCATCACGGGCACGGACCTGCCGCAGGGTGGCACCGATGTGCACGGCGAACAGGTTCTCGCCGAGCGTGTGCTTGGCCGGCTTTCCGGTACGGCGCCGGTAGCGGGCGCGGGCCCGTTCGGCACCGAGATAGTGCCAGGGCGCCCACTCGTGACCGCCCCACGGGGACAGCCAGTTGGTGAACGACACATAGATGAGCCCACCGGGCCGCGTCACCCGCGCCAGCTCACTGAGAAACGTCTCCGGATCGGCCACATGCTCAAGGACGTTGGAGGAGAACGTCACATCCGCGACCCCGTCGGACAACGGCAGCAAATACCCGTCCGCGATGACGGTCCCGTCGGGCGGTTTCCGCCCCAACTCCCGTACATCCGGCTCGAAAAGGTAGGCGTGAGCACCACGCCGCCGAAACTCCTCGGTGAAATACCCGCTGCCGCCGCCAACGTCCACGACTGTGCGGCCGGTGACAGCCCCGTCGTAGGCCTCGACCTGATCAACGGCGTCGCGGGCGAGCAGCGAGTAGCAGAACTCCGGTTCGTCCTGCTCATGCAGGAAGGCACGAAAGAGGGCGATGGAGCGCTGGAGAGAGGGATCTTTGAAACCCCGGCGAGGTGGAGCGCCCCTATAGGGGCGCGGGGAACGGCGCGACCAGCCCCCACCGGCCCGCAGCCACCTCACGGCCCCCAGCCCTTCACCGCCTCACCGGCCACCACACGAAACTGTCTGACCGTCCGATCCCAGCGATAACCCCCCGCAAGATCACACGCAGCCTTACCCATGGCCTCACGGCGACGCGTGGACAGCGCAAGCGCACACCACGCCGCCGCGAACGAGGACTCCCCACGAGCCAGAACACCCGTCTCCCCGTCAACAACCGAGTCCCGCAACCCGGGCACGTCAAACGCGATCGCCGGAGTCTCACGGGCGGCAGCCTCCGTCACCACCAACCCCCACCCCTCCAGCGCAGAGGGATGCAGCAACAACCAGGCCGCACACAGCAGTTCGTGTTTCCGAGCCTCCGAGACATGCCCGGTGAACTCCACACCAGGCCCGGCGAGTCGCTCCAGCCGCTCACGCTCAGGACCGTCCCCGACGATCAGCAGCCGCCCCCCGACCACGGGACGTACCCGCTCCCACAACCGCAGCAGCAGATCGATCCGCTTGTACTCGACGAGCCGCCCCACCGCCACGAACAGCGGCTCCGGCGAACGCTCGGCCCGAGGCCCCGGCTCCTCAACTCCGTTGTGGACAACCCGGATCCGGTCCCGCTCCACCCCGATCCCGCGCAGCGCGTGCGCGGTCGAGGGAGACACCGCGACCAACAGCCCACGATGCTGCGCCCCGGTCAACGCCCAGTGCTCAAGTCTTCGCCCGATCCGCGCGGCCGGTGCCATCGGCCCGCCGAACCGCATCTTCCACAGATCCGTGTGGACATGGTTGACCAGACACAGGGTCGGCCCGCGATGCCACACGGGAGCGAAGTACGGCATCCCGTTGCACACCTCGACCAACAGGTCGCAGTCACCGATCTGTTGGGCGAAGGCGGTACGGGCGCGCAGGAAATGACCGTACGCACCGCCCGCCGACACCACGCGGTAGTCGCGGTAGGCGGCCGGGCCGCCGCACAGCAGGGTGACCTGGTGGCCGAGTCGGGTGAGGCCGTCGGCGAGTCTGTCCACGAGGAGTTCGGAGCCGCCGGCCTGGGCATTGCCGAGGTCCCGGTGGGCGAGGAAGACGATCCGGCGCGGTACCGGCGCCGGGGGGTGCTGCGCGACCGGGGGAAACGGGGCGCGCAGGGAGTAGGGCACGTGCTGGGGCATGGGTGCTCCAACTCGTCTCAGGGTGCGGAACGTTGGCGGATCAGGATGCGGAACTCTGGCGGAACTCCCCGGGGTCGGTGCGGGACGGGATGGGGCGGGATGGGGCGCGGTGCGGAGTTCTGTGGGTGGGCTGTGCCGGGGTGGGTTGGACAGTTTTCGCCCCGGCGTTCCTGACGGCTACTCACCCGCATGACAATTTCCGGGGTTGTTAGAACTGACGTCACGTCACATCGTGGGTTGATACTAGGGTGAAGGGGGTGATTCGGGGCGCCTGCGGCCGCGTAGCACCAGAACGCCACCCGTCACGGCGAGGACGAATCCGGCCACAGCCGCACCGATCGGCAACGACTGCCCCACCAGGCGCAGTTGACCGCTCTCCCGCTTCGCCAGTTTCACCTGTTCCCGCTGCGTGGCGGTGGTGAACGCGAGCTTGTCGGCGTCGAGGAGGAGGACCGCGTCGTAGGCGTGACCAGGGGCGCGCAGGGTGCGCCGGGGGCCGGTCCGCGCGTAGATCACCCGGCCGGTGCGCTGGTCGACGATCAGCTCGATGCCGTGGTTGGAGTACCACTCCTCGGCCAGGATCTGGGGGGAGGTGGGCTGGTCGACGAGGCTGCCGGGGACCTGCCGGGTGCCGATCTTCGTGGGCGGGACCGTGCCCTTGAAGACGTAACCCGAGTAGCCCTGCACCTTCTTGGTCCCCGCATAACGCAAAGTCACCGTCGCGCCGAGGGAGTTGTCCCACCACTGGTACGGCTGTTTCCGCACGTCGAACGGGAACTTCAGGAAGGCGTCGCCCTCGAAGTACGGGTTCTCGTGGCAGCAGTGCACGGGCTTGTTGGTCTTACGGTCCGTGACCCAGCGGTTGGGGAAGAACTCCAGCGCGTCGTGCGGATCGGCGGCCGGCAGCGACTTGTCGGTGTCGACGGTCGTGGTGACGTCCCAGACCGCGTCCCCGCTCTTCTCGCTGTCCGCGACATCGCCGCGCACCTGCTGCGTCACGGTGATCCGCTGGTCGTCCACGGTCCGTAACTCGCCGGTGTCGAAGTAGCTTCCGGTGCCCCGGTAGACGGCGGTCGTGTCGATGTCGATCGGGGTCACGGCGGCCCGCGGCTCGACGTACCACGCCAGCAGTGGCGCCAGGACCAGCAGAAACGTGCCAAGTCCCAGCAGGATCAAGGAAAATGGAGAGGTCGTACGGCGCATCCGGACACTCCAGTGAAGGTTGGTGACGGAGTTCGGGCCGCTCTTGGGCCGGGAACCGTAGAGGGCCCTTGACGGAGTGTCAATGTCTGCCGACACTGGGCCGACGGGCAGGGGCAGGGCGCACGGACCTCAGGACAGAGAGGCTGACCCCGCGATGCCCAGACTGCTCGCCGCCGCACTCACCATGGTCCTGGCCGCCGCCCTCGCCGTCGGCGCCGCACTCGGTGTCGTCGCGCTGCTGGACGCGAGACCGGCCCAGCCGAACACGCCGCTGGTCACGTACGAGCAAGCGGGCCAGGGGAGTTGACCCCGTGTCCGCACCACCGGCGACCGTGATGCCGCGCTCCGCGTGGCACGACGTACC from Streptomyces sp. NBC_01288 carries:
- a CDS encoding class I SAM-dependent methyltransferase, with the translated sequence MTTTTPHRPDLRDFYENPATPVASGPSRTLRQARILATALGPPTEQTRTVLDIGCGDGTAAATAAPLLTGHRVIGVDWSQDALTRARTNLPYTVRGELTALPLRSASADAVLFSEVIEHLVDPDTALAEIRRVLRPGGHLMLSTPNLAAWYNRALLLAGVQPVFSEVSLRAIHGRPGKEVVGHLRLYTPRALREFVTAAGFEVVGLKGAPFHGVPRPFRPLDRLACARPQLASILLLHARKT
- a CDS encoding condensation protein, coding for MTTLDQPRSPTRIPFPTVDEIARHCHQSVEPETVHIEVHLPGPVNPDRLRTAFAEALHHHPRVLMREAPGPWYRRRYEWELTDTPDLEVVTFPPSTQDALKQARTRSLTHTPPLTASPPIRLEAIDLPHGTALILTVNHTALDGPACLRVLATAAERYGGKDNTPTAPPTRPPDPPDPPTDTPSVWTPPARVAPGTPAPTPGGNGLLLTELPVPHRPKGSPYTVNDQLMVTTALMIAHWNREHGAHPRPMRITMPVDDRPRGTDMPIGNGTRLVEVTFAPAELTTTPAHPMAELLHRTATRTRALKALPRPQLGYGATLLTTPVIPVAWRATLTRGLRRAAAPWTSTTLLSNIGRIPYTLDFGAPAGRAHAVWFSAPARMPRGLTVTTASTAGKLHVALRWSRTLLGPGDGAHLRDLFEHYLRTTEPTEEHPA
- a CDS encoding DUF3367 domain-containing protein produces the protein MTATTVQAPPPAADPTTTTIAGPPEGPRSWRWLLGFWAVVFVLFLAVHPGRQTFDTKLGVTVDPGQFLSDLGQLWHDRGSFGGIQDQYAGYLWPMLPFYWLAHAVQLPVWLAERLWLSLVVSVAFWGALRLAERLRVGSPASRLLAAVTYALWPVFTIVVGSTSAAALPGAFLPWVLLPLTNERYTARIAALRSALLVPFMGGVNAAATLASLLPVGLYLLSRPRGPRQRKLIAWWVPGVILATAWWWIPLLMLGVYGENFLPYVETSQTTTDTMSATEGLRGAGDWVAYLHLGEAWIPAGWTVASSVIVIVCSALAAGLGLAGLARRDMPERRWLVLTAVTVALILFAGYGGAFGAPFHGLVQDWLNGPLVPFRNIYKFQAGLALALVLGLAHLVGVAAETRGARPVPGRRLAPLIAVILVLPGLAWPYLNGSILNPGSFQQLPKYWQSTADWLHKYSPDSRALVVPATAHGIYTWGSPIDEPLDVLADSRWAERDYVPMGTPGNRRAMDAVEQALASGSEVPGLADYLSRAGVYYVVVRNDLDPDQIGYVPTTTVKRTLEQSGYQRVTGLGPVMTGGRIANDTPLRVEGLYPRQRAVEIYEPTSKDVIRPGQAGLTPVSDTAVVSGGPESLLPLATELRGRATVLTGDNHPGLGSPALQVVGDGLRRADTRFGLVDANTSYTYTPTERNAPDAVQDAGKKPKQILPTKGITHQTVAQLRGARSVTASSSGNWLFSLPQFDPVNAFDGNPDTAWAEGTAGSPNGQWLRIAFAGGSYDMPGSFKVTPLPQESVRAAATEVRVETARGSATSYLQPNGMTQTIKSPSGATSWMKLTIVASVARHTGLAGAGFSEIALPHIQVTRLLKLPTDANTTDASAEIVSLHRTADPTGLSPTGTEAGLHRTFSTSTAGTYEMKATAVATPGEELDKLLYEVAPAQQHRITATADSTAALGTGLSARNLTDGDLTTGWIAGDRPTIHLTWTGKQPVGEVVLAPAGGLSTRPTEVNITSPDGSTIAGVDENGVTRFDPITTDSLTITITKTAPLTLHNPIADENLQLPVGLTEAYIPALDQYRTPRPTPSRPFTLPCGKGPVVAVDGELYETSVKGTAADLTERRGVEVTLCQEGKSDGALGLTSGPHRVEAGDAGPLTLTDMTLTRGTVTEPTSQSRELTIKDWLGDRREVAVGSGTASYLTTYENYNTGWKATLNGKELTPLRLDGWQQGWRVPAGAGGTIKLTYEPATTYEAGLIGSGVALVALLALVIWRRDEPNPDEIQPPPPLPGLWLGTVALTLIGVVIAGWFALLVPALALLAYRRHALLVPIAFAALAGAGIAAATGAGEPVGAGEGAFSHTAQLLALIGLFAGLVGVRERSAPSGARGRDISGSAARARSTPTDPNDGTNQTPYGEYPLGARGTARPAPTDPHQEDDPQ
- a CDS encoding class I SAM-dependent methyltransferase; translation: MRAGGGWSRRSPRPYRGAPPRRGFKDPSLQRSIALFRAFLHEQDEPEFCYSLLARDAVDQVEAYDGAVTGRTVVDVGGGSGYFTEEFRRRGAHAYLFEPDVRELGRKPPDGTVIADGYLLPLSDGVADVTFSSNVLEHVADPETFLSELARVTRPGGLIYVSFTNWLSPWGGHEWAPWHYLGAERARARYRRRTGKPAKHTLGENLFAVHIGATLRQVRARDDVMVVAARSRYWPFLDRAVVKVPGIRELATWNLLLILRRCPP
- a CDS encoding glycosyltransferase family 4 protein; amino-acid sequence: MPQHVPYSLRAPFPPVAQHPPAPVPRRIVFLAHRDLGNAQAGGSELLVDRLADGLTRLGHQVTLLCGGPAAYRDYRVVSAGGAYGHFLRARTAFAQQIGDCDLLVEVCNGMPYFAPVWHRGPTLCLVNHVHTDLWKMRFGGPMAPAARIGRRLEHWALTGAQHRGLLVAVSPSTAHALRGIGVERDRIRVVHNGVEEPGPRAERSPEPLFVAVGRLVEYKRIDLLLRLWERVRPVVGGRLLIVGDGPERERLERLAGPGVEFTGHVSEARKHELLCAAWLLLHPSALEGWGLVVTEAAARETPAIAFDVPGLRDSVVDGETGVLARGESSFAAAWCALALSTRRREAMGKAACDLAGGYRWDRTVRQFRVVAGEAVKGWGP
- a CDS encoding DUF3068 domain-containing protein, which translates into the protein MRRTTSPFSLILLGLGTFLLVLAPLLAWYVEPRAAVTPIDIDTTAVYRGTGSYFDTGELRTVDDQRITVTQQVRGDVADSEKSGDAVWDVTTTVDTDKSLPAADPHDALEFFPNRWVTDRKTNKPVHCCHENPYFEGDAFLKFPFDVRKQPYQWWDNSLGATVTLRYAGTKKVQGYSGYVFKGTVPPTKIGTRQVPGSLVDQPTSPQILAEEWYSNHGIELIVDQRTGRVIYARTGPRRTLRAPGHAYDAVLLLDADKLAFTTATQREQVKLAKRESGQLRLVGQSLPIGAAVAGFVLAVTGGVLVLRGRRRPESPPSP